gtcaaaagtttggggtcacttagaaatttccattccactccattataatATGCAATATGTATATATTCTATTACAGAATTTTGACAGGCTTCATGTTGACTAGCAATATTATGTTATTTTGCAATTTAACTAGATGTTCAAGGTTCAATGTTTTAATAGTGGACTACAAAAATATAAACAGTGATAGACTTTAAACTAGCCTATGGGGTCTACTAAAATAATCATAATTATGAAAGAACATTTTACAAGAAAAATAGACTTTGAATTAAGCATATGGAACTTAGGCCTATATTGTTTTATTGGTGCACAGCTTTCTTAAAACCAGAAATATACTGCATGGGAATAGTTCTAGACTAGCAACATTTCATCAGAGTAAGCTTCAAAAAGTgttataggcctactaatcCGTTAATTTTAGAAGACATCAGGATATTTATATTTGTCCAATagaatgggggaaaaaacacctTTACCAAAGTAGGCTACGACTGGGTCTCCGACCGCTGTTCGTGGTGACAGGACTCATAGCCACATCGTTGATGACGTCATTCTGAAGGTTCAGcatgtaaacaaataaacagctgGTCGATGCAGTGCTTGTTTGGCATAATCGAAAGACAAGGTCCGAATGACCTGTGCAATGCGCAGATTCCGTAGACCAACATCAAAAGCCAAAGGGATTATTTCATAAATTCAACCTACCACATAGTGCTTCAGTCAATTCCCATTAGTGATTTTGTGAAACAACTACCACCATAACGTTGCGCGGATAATTGCACTGGTAGTTATCGACATTGGTTTAAATCGTTCAAGCAGAATAGACTTGTCTAGTCTGTCTTTAGTGAAAGAACTACACCAGTTCTCTCTTGTCACTGCAGATATTGCTGCGGTAGAAATTTCTGTAGCGATGACATCATTCCTTTAGCAACATGAAACAAGCGCCATTGTGGCTCAAGACGAGATACATGAACCTTTTCTTTAGGCCTATCACAGTGAGCCAAGACGGCGAATAAGGGTTACAGTTTCATAATTCGTCGACATCAAAGGCTGGCGCAACAAAGCCCTTTACCCATTGGCAACGAAAGAGGTAGTTCCTCATAGGTCAGTGCGAGGTACACAGAAAATTATCCAATCAGCTTAGCTGGCGAATCCAGGTGATAACCCTCCTCCCGTCTCTGTGGAGTAGGTTTATTTTGGCTTTTCCCGTTTCCCCATCGCCGCCATTAGACTTAGACAGCTCGGCGGTCAGAGATGGggattaaaataatttaaaccACAGAAACACGGCCTTGAATACTGTCTATTTGGGCTACAATGTACGGCTATCGCCGAACTGGGAAGTGCGGAGGAAACGTAAATATGGTGCTGTTAGAGAAATGAGGGTGTAGGGGGAACTCGGTGTGGGACTGGACAGGGTTGGTGCGGATTGGGTTGCGTTCGGAAAAGGCTGTAAGGCCAGAGGAACATATCGGTGCTGCAAAGGACTTGTGGTTGCAAAGAGAAGAGTACATAAACAGGAAAAGGTAAGGCCAGTGTTCCAATCAATTATTTATACCAAGTTAGCTACCGAGCGATAATCCCTGGTATTGACAGGGTATTTAAAACAGTCCACAGTGCAACCTTCTTCGGTCCACATCATTTTCCATTTTCATGGTTAGATTAAGTGTTTTGTAGTCTGCACTTTTCATGCACGGAACAGGTAAAACACGACAGAACTGTGACAAATAGCGCGCCGAGATCATTAGAAGAGACCCCTGCAGCGATAGGAATAGCTAACTTACTTGAAGCACCACGCATTACCTAAGCAGATAGATCGCATGATTACCTGTCGCTCGTTCCCAAGTGGAGGTGCCCTCATATCATTGGAGTTTCTTCACGCAACCGCCTGGTATGCACTGGCCCTGTTGTTATTTTAATCGCGTTGCTATCCGTAGTTGGCAGTGGTTGTCTTTCACCATTGTGTTGAATTTCGAGCAAAGGGTCGACTAAACTTTATGGTCTTCGTTGTAATGTCCCCAAGTAACGTAAGCTGCCCAGGGCAGACCACCAGTGGAAGTTGTAATTGCTAACAGTGATCGGCTACATGGAGATAGCCTACATCCATGTGAGTGAGGCGTGTGCTTCCCAGTTGTTTTGAAACACTACATTCCATCCTTGCAGCCAAATCGATTATTACTTTTCTCTCATGTTCGCTACTCTGGTTAATAGTTTGTGACCACAGTTCACTACTAATTGAAATCATGTATCGTCCATAATTGTTGTAATCgttagattaaaaaaaaatatttggcagCAGGCAGGTAAGAGCCTGCACTTGTCCATAGTCCTCTCTACCCCTCTTCCTCCGTAGTGCGAGCATTTACAAGGAATTTTTGAATGTTTCATAACCAGTTGAGTTCCCTGGAATACATAACATATAGCAATACACCTATGCAACTTTATCTGAAAAGAAGGACTTACAAAAAACTTTGATCAACATACCTGTTGAAACAGACCAGGAAAGGAATGCATTAATTGCTGCCTTTGCGTTAATAACATACCAGATTTATGCAAAGGTCTGTGGATAGGTCACCCAGAACATGATCTGTatgtgattgagaaaaaaaggGTAATTTCTAGACCCATACCCCTTTCCTGTTTTTCAaaaatagtagtagtaatacaCTATAATAGCTGGTTATTTGATCTTTCTATAAACTCAGTATTATTGTTGGACAGCAGCCTATTCTGATGTGCCATgacaactttgtgtgtgtgtgtcgttttgGGGGGGCATGTTGTAGCCTTCAGCCGATGTTGGCTTTGGGTTTCACTGCCCTCTGTTGTGTTGTGCTCAGGTGGGTTGCAACTGGAGTTGCAGGACAAGAAACTTGGTCCATTCTGGCTCCTTTCTCACTGCGACTGCGATTCTGTGACTTGAAGCACATTAGTGCCAGGTCAATACTGCCTGCCTTTGttctagagagtgtgtgtgtatgtgtgtgtgtgtgtgtttttgtttctttgtttgttttgtgttgttcaCTCAATTGGAAACACTTTCAGGAAAGATCCTGTCATGGTGCAGCAGCTGTGATTTTGGAACCGCACAGTAGGTCtagatgtgtgtttttttctttttttttgtgtatgtaaacacTGTTATTGTGTCAGTTATTTGGGCCCACCCTACCGCCACTGGGTAACAAGATTAGCCACTGGAGCAGACGAGGATATATGACCTATGCCTCACACTTTGCTTTTAATATTGCTAAATATAAGCTTTACAATGATGTGTTGTGTGAAGATAACAGGATTATGAACTGAGTTGTGTGCCTTTGGTGTTTCGCTAAGGGGACCACAGTGCACATGATTAATTTCAAAGGCATTCTGATGGCATTTTAAAAGCCCAATGAACTGTTTTACTTAGAATTGATAGACCTTGGCCTACTTACTCTTGGAGTGTAGTAAAGATCAAATGAAGTGATGTAGTTGTTTTATCTTTTGCAACAAGGCAGTATtttagggggcagccgtgggttgccggttcgaaccccgaccagtaggcacggctgaagtgcccttgagcaaggcacctaacccctcactgctccccgagcaccgctgttggtgcaggcagctcactgcgccgggattagtgtgtgcttcacctcactgtgtgtacactgtgtcctgtgtctgtttcactaattcacggattgggataaatgcagagaccaaatttccctcacgggatcaaaagagtatatatacttatacttatacttatttttCATTATAATCTTGGCATCATCATTATTAATCTGTGAGTGTCTGGTTTTGTTTGAACAGAATGTAAGTAATCcacctgtgtgtttttctgatgTGTGCAATCAGTCAGTGTATATGGCCCCAGTTGGTCTTGTtttattgtggtgtgtgtgtgtgtgtgtgtttgtgtgtgtgtgtgtgtacacaattaGGCTCATCTCTTCTATGACAAGTTTTTCATGCACCATGGGCTATAATTGCCATATAATACTGTATAAGATTATAAGATTGATATGTTAATGCATTCCAATGATCCCACAGTGCTAACTGACTGATTCACCCACTTTCCTCTGAACGCTATTCCTGCAAGTTGGGGATGATCTGTATGAGTGATTAAGTAATGCATAGTATCCTAATGCTTTAATTTAATATGGAATATGAGTGTAGTGCACCATGCCCATTTCCCTTGTATTGGCTAATTGTTTTGTTTACTCTCCCCTCTgcagtgtgtgagcgtgtgtgtgtgtgtgtgtgtgtgtggccagtgTGATCTCCTGCCGCGGGGAAGGGGAAAGTGGTGCGAGGCGGCGCCGGAGCGAGGATGAGCGAGTCGGCCGTCAAGTGGGCGTGTGAGTACTGCACCTACGAGAACTGGCCGTCCGCCATCAAGTGCACCATGTGCCGTGCCCAGAGGCCGGGGGGTCCCATCATCACCGAGGAGCCCTACAAGATCAGCCCGGCACTGGACGCCGGTCACTCGCCCGCCTGGGACCCGCCTGCACTGGTCGGAGTGGGCTCTACCACGACGGGCACCACGCAGGGCGGAGGAGGCTCCAGCCTGCTCATTTGCCCGGACTCCAGCGCTCGTCCGCGGGTGCGTTTGGCTGACGAGGCTCCCGAGAGCATCACCAAGTGGTCTTGCCACATGTGCACCTACCTAAACTGGCCTCGCGCCATTCGCTGCACGCAGTGTCTCAGTAAcaggcaccagcagcagcagcagggaggCGCTCAgtctcctccaccccctccacctccagcgCCCCGGGCCAGAAGTCCCGGTGAGACGCCTCAGACCTCCAGCACGCCCGGCGTCCCTCCCCAGCAGCAACCCCTGCAACAGAGGATCTCCCCAGTCCCCTCCGCcatcgccaccaccaccaccaccaccaccaccaccgcccccACGACCACCACTACGCCCCAGCAGCCCCCACAAACTCCAGACCCATGCGAGGAGCGCAACGACCGCAACCGGATCAACGCCacgcagcaccaccaccaccacccccccggCGGCACTGGCCAGCACTGGCCCTGTGCCGCCTGCACTTACGAGAACTGGCCCAAGAGCCGCCGCTGTGCCATGTGCGACCACCCGCGGCCCAACCACCTCACGCCACCCTCCGGGGGCTCCCCCGAGCCCAGTGAGCCTGGCAGCGGTGGAGTCGGCGTTGGCACCACGGGCATCGGCGGCACCGCAGGCACCCCCCTCTCAGCCCTCAGCCCGCCACCGCTGACGACCTCCTCGCCCACGGTCAACGAGCAGGACCGCGAGCGCTGGCGGATAGGTGGCGGCGTGGGCTGCAGTGGCAGCGGGTCCGGCGGCACCAGGCGGGCCTCGCCGCCATCCTCGGGCCGAACGCCGGAGCCTGAGCTGCGGACGATGGAGTTCCAGCGCATCGAGCTGGCGGCCGGCGGGGTAGGGGTGGGCAGCGAGGAGCAGGAGGTGGACTTTAAAAAACTCAAACAGATCAGGAACCGCATGAGGAGGACAGACTGGCTCTTCCTCAACGCCTGCGCAGGTATGTAGACCTGGGCTGCAGCTAAAATGATTATTCTCAAAATCAATTTATCTGTCCATTATTTTCTCAATTGATTGATTCATTGTTTGGTCTACAAAATGTCAATCGCGAAAAAATGTGTCGGTCAGTGTAACAAAACCTAAGTCAACCGAAGTTTATGACATCTAATCGATAAAGCTATTAATTGTTGCAGCACTAATGTGGACCAGGCTAAAATATGATAGATGTTAGCTATTGCTGAATGCTGTAGTCATTTCTACTTGTTAGATTAACAGGCAGATTTGAGTCCTGCTAATGGACCCCTGATACTGAGAGTATATTTACTGGGAAATCTATGCTGTTCCATGATTGGTAGCCTAgcgcagtggttttcaaagtgggggctgcgagggggtgccagggggccctcagcaagttggaaggaaaaataaaagcaacaaatacatttgaaaatgtttaaatatagcctacctattagtgagggttgttatacaatgccattataataatttgttacATATctaaacattatattttccatgataatgactgggattAATAGTAGAGCTATtagatagctctcatatagcagagagccccaaatgcaatttttacacactgtatgctccattgtgaagtgcttgtggctaaaataattattaggattagcttaatgtattttttcatttgccgtagtattgtcgatgggtttaataacacatcaagggggtccttggccagaacctagtggtatttgggggtccttggccagaacctagtggtatttggggggccttggccagaacctagtggtatttggggggccttgttgtggaaaagtttgggaaccactggCCTAGCGCACAGTTAGTTTGGGGTCTCTTTTTAGTGTTTTATGCTGTGCTATtgtaacacactaacacacacctctgcagaCTAGATATTGTGCTAATCttacacatgtttgtgtgtgtgactactgAGAGATACTCTGTGTTTGGAGGCATTGGGGCTGAAGTGTGTGACAGGGCGTTTGTTTTGGTGTGTTCCCTAGTGATGTTCTGTTTATACAAGTTAtgaatgtgatgtgtgttgtcTGCAGTTGCTCCCCTGTGTGACATttggttgctgtgtgtgtgtgtgtgtgtgtgtgtgtgtgtgtgtgcgcgcgcgcacacacgcttCACAAGTGTCTGGGTCAAAGGTACATTCCCTGTGTTGTTATTTGACATTTTTATAAACTAAAATGAAATTGACACCTTTAATAATAAGATTGTTGATATCAACAACTCATTGTCCACATACTTAAGGTTGCCCAATGCTTTTCAGTGGACCTATTTGTTTTATTGAGAAGCAACAGTTTAGCCTAGCTGATCAAGCTCAAGGTTGTGCTTGATACCATATCATGACAGTGGCTTCAATGATTCGGTGGTGACTAGTTGGTCTTAATCCTTCACTGGCCTTCAGATTACTAAATGCACAAACATTAACATGGAAAGATTAGTGTTGTTGGCTATATCTGTATGCACCGGGGACACACACTATAGTCGTGGACCTGGAGTccaacatgcacatacatacacacacatggctgtCCTTCTTGAGTAGCCCTAGTATGTATTGGAGCTTAGGCAATGGCCGGCATGTAGATAAAAATAACAGTCCCGTGCACACGATGGAAATAAACAAGCATACCGGACCAATGTGTATGTAGCCTACGTGTTTGTGCACTTGGGCCTGCTTGTAGTTCGACACACCGGAAGAATGGCCCGTGTCTTTGGTGTGTAGCTTGTtattcatgaacacacacacacagttcgtAGAGACATGCTATCTAgaaatactgttttttttttaagtagagGTGACTGCTGAGTAATCCTGTTTAATCTACCTCTCTTTACTGCTCACTGTCACTAAGGATactcagtgtacacacacacacacacacacacacacacacacacacacacacacactcttatgctGCAGGGGAACATTCTGCAAAGCACTGCAAGTTCTGCTTCACCTgaagggtgagggagagagaaagagagatattttGACTTGTCTGTTTGACCACACAACCAAAGAAGCAACCCCGATCGCTTGCTCTGGTGATTCTGCTTAAGAGCTCCCAAGCCTGCTAACTCATTCTCTGTTTATCTTTACAGAGCTCAGACTTCTCCACATACTGCAAAGGCAcagaggctctctctctctctctctctctctctctctctctctctctctctctctctctctctctctctctctctctctctctctctctctctctctctctctctctctctctctctctctctctctctctctctctctctctctctgtgtgtgtgcgcattgtgGCAAACTAGCCTTTCCCAAGAGGAATGAGGCCTGCAAATTGCCTTCCTTCATTTTTCTTCCTGACGAGCCGTTTGTTAAAACCTCTGTCATAAGAGATGAATATTACCTTTGTACACCCATAGTAAAACGAAAGGTTGTGCACTTACAGACACTGCTGCTATAAGCACTGATCAATGGATGGGAACTAAGTGCCCCGTATGTGTCCCATATCTCAGCATATGAACATGCCTTCAGTAGATCCTGAcagaagattttttttattagtattatcaGATTATGAATTTTCTCCATCTTAATCAAAGGCTGGTGAGGTAGATAGGCAAAGTCTAAATAAAGTAGCGCACAGATATGATTCTATCTATAATGTGGTTATAACTGGGCTTCCCACCAAGCTCTCATCATAGCCAGGGCTGTTTGGTCTCCCTGATGTTCATAGTTTGTGTTGACCATTTCACTAGCTGTGTGTCTACTAGTTCTACGCTTATGACAGTTTTTACCCCAAGGTTGAGGCTGCTTAGAAACTTCCACTTAATACACAAGGAGTTGAACTAGCTTGTGATGCTAGCTTGTGAATACAGCTCTGGTAGTGTGTCATTGTAAGACGTGGCTACTGTAATGGTGACCGAAGCTCTGTGTTAGTCAGCCATACAGTCACTCTTGACTGGGCAAGTTTCTGTCTGTGGAAAACCCATCAGCGGTCACTACGGCAAGAGTGAGGTCAGACAGTTGACCTGACCTCTGCTATGACAGAAGAAGATACAAGAAGAAAGCCATGGCATGGCTTGTGTCAGATCAAAGCCTCCTTGAGCCTCATGAGTTCTAGTTCTATGACCAAACATAACATAATGTTCTTTGTTGAAGGTGTGCTGCAAACTAGATCGCAACTACCAAATGCAGCTAGACTAGACTGTTAATGactagaagtgtgtgtgtgtgtgtgtgtgtgtgtgtgtgtgtgtgtgtgtggttcagtaGTCAGTGTTTTGGTATTCTTGAAATGAAGAGCTCTGcggtactctgtgtgtgtgtgtgcctctgtcttTGGGAGCCAGACAGCAACTGGAAAGAGCAGACAGGCCCACAGTTTAGCTTAGTAGGGTTGGGCGGGTAGGAAGGAGAAATGCAGACTGGGGGTTTGGCATAAGGCCTCACACGTCAgacctgacacacagacacacacacacacttcactgctCTGAGATAGAGGGCAAAGAAATCCTCAGTTAGACCTTCtcataaacacatagcctacagttgcacagaaacacacactcataaacgcAAACACTAACCTCTTTTGTTTGTGTCTCCACATTTCTGGAGTTTTTGGTAAATGCAGGCCATTGTGCCTTGCTGTGGTGGGGGAACAATGACAGGCAGTATTGTACTGTGACATTAAGCTGTGCAGAGAAGGCACTTCCAGAACTATAGAAACCACCACTGGAACCTTTCAGAGCCCTGTTCCTGTAGAACACTGTAGacacctgcctgtctgtctgtctgactgtttgCCATTTACTGTCCTGGGCGGAAGCTGCTGCTAGAAGTTGTCAGTGTTTTGTGGTTCAGGTTTGGAGAGGCATGTCCCCCTAGCTTTGTTCTGTGACAGAGAGACCTATGCAGAGCCTGGACTCCACAGGGCTGACGAGAGGAATTCAAtagacttttgtgtgtgtgtgtcatgactcATAAGTGCTTGGTCCACTGTATGAAATCGATGCCTAAGAGAAGAGCTTTTTATTTAAAGTCTCTTTGGCCCTATGTGTCTAAGTTTTAAACAAAGTACTAAGCTGAAGAACGCACTAACCCTAGTGTCTGTGTACCTGTAATGGCTGTAGTAAGACACACGTCAACATCCACACCATGTGACCCAGGCTGCTCTTTGCTCATTAGGGGTCGTGGAAGGGGACCTGGCAGCGGTGGAGGCCTACAAGTCGTCGGGCGGAGACATTGCTCGTCAGCTGACCGCAGACGAGGTACGCCTGCTGAACCGATCGTCCGCCTTTGACGCTGGCTTCACACTGGTGCACTTGGCCATCCGCTTCCAGAGGCAGGATATGCTGGCTGTCCTCCTCACAGAGGTGAGAGGGCAACCGCAATGGCACATGGGAAATGGAGTTATGTTGTCCTCCTATGCATGTTGTTCAAAGAATAGGATTTCTACACATCCAGTAGGATGTTCAAAGAATAGGTTTTCTACACAAAGTAGGTTAATCTTATTTCAGATGCATATAGTCCATTCCAAGAGAAGCAGAGTTTATAGAGGTAAACAACTCTGCTACTGGTGGGTAAGTTACTTCTGTAGCTGTCTATTTGTACAGGAAGTTCTGTTATATGACCTCACCGTATTTACCCTTGCAAATGTTTCCGCAAGCTTACCCCTACTGGTCCATTAGCTAATTGCCCACTCCTACCTGTTGGACTGAAGAGGTTGCTCGGTGTATTCTCATTGTTAGCTGGGCAGGATCAAAGATTACACTCTTTTGTTTACTGTGCAACCTGAgtctgaaaaaataaataattaagtgTATTAAAGGTAATTAAAAGTAAATCAATTCTGATGGCCAAAGTCTTAAGTCTtactaaagctaatttaataataGCTGAGCAAAAATCAATTAgctaatttaacaccatgggCAAGACCTTTACTGCAAACATTGATGAGTCAGCACAATGctccaaaaataaacttcagcaATAAAGGATAGCACTCAaagttatttaaaaaataatataaattataaaataaaataaaaataagtacTCCGGCACGGTACAAGTGAACTGTGGCCAGTGTGAGTACGCCCTAAATCTAATATGGTATGGTGACCAGCAGCTTAGGATCACCATTGAAATTGAGTACTGTGGATGGACATGATGGCAAACTCCTTGTCAAACTAAAGGAGAAGTAATgtaagtgtctctgtgtgtgtgtgtctctctctctctttctctcactctgtgtgtgtgtgtgtgtgtgtgtgtgtgtgtgtgcgcgtgcacgtgcatgcatgttttgcgtgtatatgtgttttgtgtgtgtgtgtgtgtgtgtgtctgcattcgtacctgtgtgtatgtgtatctgtatgtgtgtgtgtgtgtaggtgtctcAGCAGGCGGTGAAGTGCATCCCGGCCATGGTGTGCCCTGAGCTTACAGAGCAGATCCGCAGGGAGGTAGCCGCCTCTCTGCACCAGCGCAAGGGAGACTTCTCCTGCTACTTCCTCACGGACCTCATCACCTTTACACTACCAGCAGGTCAgccccggacacacacacacacacacacacacacctagtagATTGTCACCCCTCACTCTTACCACTCTTCAGTTCCTCAGTGTGACTCCAGAAGCACCACAGTGTTAGGCACTCCCTCATTCCCATTGGTGTAGTCCCCACAacacttactcacacaacactcactcgctcacactCATTGCATACATTCATGCCACATACATCTGAACGGTTTATAGAAT
This genomic stretch from Alosa sapidissima isolate fAloSap1 chromosome 16, fAloSap1.pri, whole genome shotgun sequence harbors:
- the LOC121685825 gene encoding ubiquitin thioesterase zranb1-B-like isoform X1, which gives rise to MSESAVKWACEYCTYENWPSAIKCTMCRAQRPGGPIITEEPYKISPALDAGHSPAWDPPALVGVGSTTTGTTQGGGGSSLLICPDSSARPRVRLADEAPESITKWSCHMCTYLNWPRAIRCTQCLSNRHQQQQQGGAQSPPPPPPPAPRARSPGETPQTSSTPGVPPQQQPLQQRISPVPSAIATTTTTTTTTAPTTTTTPQQPPQTPDPCEERNDRNRINATQHHHHHPPGGTGQHWPCAACTYENWPKSRRCAMCDHPRPNHLTPPSGGSPEPSEPGSGGVGVGTTGIGGTAGTPLSALSPPPLTTSSPTVNEQDRERWRIGGGVGCSGSGSGGTRRASPPSSGRTPEPELRTMEFQRIELAAGGVGVGSEEQEVDFKKLKQIRNRMRRTDWLFLNACAGVVEGDLAAVEAYKSSGGDIARQLTADEVRLLNRSSAFDAGFTLVHLAIRFQRQDMLAVLLTEVSQQAVKCIPAMVCPELTEQIRREVAASLHQRKGDFSCYFLTDLITFTLPADIEDLPPTIQEKLFDEVLDRDVQRELEEESPIINWSIELGTRLDSRLYALWNRTAGDCLLDSVLQATWGIYDKDSVLRKTLHDSLHDCSHWFYTRWKEWESWYSQSFGLHFSLREEQWQEDWAFILSLASQPGASLEQTHIFVLAHILRRPIIVYGVKYYKSFRGETLGYTRFQGVYLPLLWEQGFCWKSPIALGYTRGHFSALVAMENDGYDNRGAGANLNTDDDVTVTFLPLVDSERKLLHIHFLSAQEMGNEEQQERLLREWLDCCVTEGGVLVALQKSSRRRNHPLVTQMLEKWLDGYRQLRPCPTLSDGEDEDDDDDE
- the LOC121685825 gene encoding ubiquitin thioesterase zranb1-B-like isoform X2 — protein: MSESAVKWACEYCTYENWPSAIKCTMCRAQRPGGPIITEEPYKISPALDAGHSPAWDPPALVGVGSTTTGTTQGGGGSSLLICPDSSARPRVRLADEAPESITKWSCHMCTYLNWPRAIRCTQCLSNRHQQQQQGGAQSPPPPPPPAPRARSPGETPQTSSTPGVPPQQQPLQQRISPVPSAIATTTTTTTTTAPTTTTTPQQPPQTPDPCEERNDRNRINATQHHHHHPPGGTGQHWPCAACTYENWPKSRRCAMCDHPRPNHLTPPSGGSPEPSEPGSGGVGVGTTGIGGTAGTPLSALSPPPLTTSSPTVNEQDRERWRIGGGVGCSGSGSGGTRRASPPSSGRTPEPELRTMEFQRIELAAGGVGVGSEEQEVDFKKLKQIRNRMRRTDWLFLNACAGVVEGDLAAVEAYKSSGGDIARQLTADEVSQQAVKCIPAMVCPELTEQIRREVAASLHQRKGDFSCYFLTDLITFTLPADIEDLPPTIQEKLFDEVLDRDVQRELEEESPIINWSIELGTRLDSRLYALWNRTAGDCLLDSVLQATWGIYDKDSVLRKTLHDSLHDCSHWFYTRWKEWESWYSQSFGLHFSLREEQWQEDWAFILSLASQPGASLEQTHIFVLAHILRRPIIVYGVKYYKSFRGETLGYTRFQGVYLPLLWEQGFCWKSPIALGYTRGHFSALVAMENDGYDNRGAGANLNTDDDVTVTFLPLVDSERKLLHIHFLSAQEMGNEEQQERLLREWLDCCVTEGGVLVALQKSSRRRNHPLVTQMLEKWLDGYRQLRPCPTLSDGEDEDDDDDE